One part of the Streptomyces lydicus genome encodes these proteins:
- a CDS encoding styrene monooxygenase/indole monooxygenase family protein encodes MRRIAVVGAGQAGAQLALGLQAHGYDVTLVTDRDPDEIRRGPVMSSQCMFDTALQSERELGLHHWEDQAPGISGIAFSLIGPHGTPNVSWRAPLEGAAHSVDQRVKCAAWIEQFADGGRGEIVLHEAGVNDLEWYARTHDLVVVSTGKGELSQLFPRNSELSPYDRPRRALALTYVEGTAPREGESAVHYRLVPGVGEYFSFPALTTTGPCDIMVFEGVPGGPMDCWDDIRTPEDHLARSLEVLHRFFPDEYERYRHARLTDSGGVLRGRITPTVRHPVARLASGRHVLGMADAVVLNDPITGQGSNNAAQAASHYLDSILRHGTAEFTPQWMQVTFDNFWRGWAQWSVGWTNSLLTDLSPHHRDLLTAAAEIPSVAGALAAGFDDPRTLYRWWFEEAEAHRFLAEKRAQHAARFDGRELRRALGQYATGVTVVTARAPDGRNVGMTANSFTSVSLNPPLVLWCPGKNAPSLPDFTDASHFAVHILAADQHHLSRQFATPADDKFRGTPTTPGIAGTPLLDGVVARFQCRTVQRLDAGDHIIFLGEVEQYEADGGTPLVFHSGYYHVATKHPDL; translated from the coding sequence ATGAGAAGGATCGCGGTGGTCGGAGCCGGGCAGGCGGGTGCCCAACTCGCCCTGGGACTCCAGGCGCACGGTTATGACGTCACCCTGGTCACCGACCGCGACCCCGACGAGATTCGTCGTGGGCCGGTCATGTCCAGCCAGTGCATGTTCGACACCGCGCTGCAGAGCGAGCGCGAACTCGGCCTGCACCACTGGGAGGACCAGGCCCCGGGCATTTCCGGCATCGCGTTCTCTCTCATCGGTCCGCACGGTACTCCGAACGTCTCCTGGCGCGCGCCGCTGGAGGGTGCTGCCCACTCCGTCGACCAGCGGGTCAAGTGTGCCGCCTGGATCGAGCAGTTCGCGGACGGCGGCCGCGGCGAGATCGTGCTGCACGAGGCGGGCGTCAACGACCTCGAATGGTACGCCCGTACGCACGATCTCGTCGTGGTCTCCACGGGCAAGGGCGAGCTGAGCCAACTCTTCCCGCGCAACTCCGAGCTCTCCCCGTACGACCGGCCGCGCCGTGCGCTGGCCCTGACGTACGTCGAGGGAACGGCACCGCGGGAGGGGGAATCCGCCGTCCACTACCGCCTGGTCCCCGGCGTCGGCGAATACTTCTCCTTCCCGGCCCTCACCACCACCGGCCCCTGCGACATCATGGTCTTCGAAGGCGTCCCCGGCGGCCCGATGGACTGCTGGGACGACATCCGCACGCCTGAAGACCACCTCGCCCGCTCCCTGGAAGTCCTCCACCGGTTCTTCCCGGACGAGTACGAGCGCTACCGGCATGCTCGACTCACCGACAGCGGTGGGGTGTTGCGCGGCAGGATCACCCCGACCGTCCGGCACCCCGTCGCCCGCCTTGCCTCCGGCCGGCACGTCCTCGGCATGGCCGACGCCGTCGTGCTCAACGATCCGATCACCGGGCAGGGTTCGAACAACGCGGCCCAGGCCGCGAGCCACTACCTCGACAGCATCCTCCGCCACGGCACCGCGGAATTCACCCCGCAGTGGATGCAGGTCACCTTCGACAACTTCTGGCGTGGCTGGGCCCAATGGTCCGTCGGCTGGACCAACTCCCTCCTGACCGACCTGAGTCCCCACCACCGCGACCTCCTGACCGCGGCGGCCGAAATCCCCTCGGTCGCCGGCGCCCTCGCCGCCGGATTCGACGACCCGCGCACCCTCTACCGCTGGTGGTTCGAGGAGGCCGAGGCGCACCGCTTCCTCGCCGAGAAGCGCGCCCAGCACGCCGCCCGCTTCGACGGCCGCGAACTGCGCCGCGCGCTGGGCCAGTACGCCACCGGCGTGACCGTGGTGACGGCCCGCGCCCCCGACGGCCGCAACGTCGGCATGACCGCGAACTCCTTCACCTCCGTCTCGCTGAACCCTCCCCTCGTCCTGTGGTGCCCCGGAAAGAACGCCCCGAGCCTCCCGGACTTCACCGACGCCTCGCACTTCGCCGTCCACATACTGGCCGCCGACCAGCACCACCTCTCCCGCCAGTTCGCCACCCCGGCCGACGACAAGTTCCGCGGTACCCCCACCACCCCCGGCATCGCCGGCACCCCCCTCCTGGACGGCGTGGTCGCCCGCTTCCAATGCCGCACCGTGCAACGCCTCGACGCGGGCGACCACATCATCTTCCTCGGCGAGGTCGAACAGTACGAGGCCGACGGCGGTACCCCGCTGGTGTTCCACTCGGGGTACTACCACGTGGCGACGAAGCATCCGGATCTGTGA
- a CDS encoding winged helix-turn-helix transcriptional regulator: protein MTEGAQLTQVEASPRYEVFHTDCPARDMVDHVTSRWGIWVLISLRSNDLRFYELRESIQGISEKMLAQTLRVLVQDGLVWRKVEPTTPPQVTYGLTEFGREIGEPLTDLFNRITQRLPPRSPG, encoded by the coding sequence ATGACGGAAGGCGCGCAGCTCACGCAGGTCGAGGCGAGCCCTCGGTATGAGGTGTTTCACACCGACTGCCCCGCGCGGGACATGGTCGACCACGTGACCAGCAGGTGGGGCATCTGGGTGCTGATCTCCTTGCGCAGCAACGACCTTCGGTTCTACGAGCTGCGCGAGAGCATCCAGGGCATCAGCGAGAAGATGCTCGCCCAGACCCTGCGCGTACTGGTCCAGGACGGCCTGGTCTGGCGAAAGGTCGAGCCGACGACACCGCCCCAAGTCACCTACGGGCTGACGGAGTTCGGCCGGGAGATCGGCGAACCGCTGACGGACCTGTTCAACCGGATCACGCAGCGGCTGCCGCCGCGCAGCCCGGGATAG
- a CDS encoding DinB family protein, producing MSEPNPKADLLRYLQEGRDALLWKLDGLSDYEVRRPLTPTGTNLLGLVKHVAGVELAYLGDTFGRPFFDAEPPPSWWYTEESEPNSDMWASADESREQLVGLYRQAWEHSNSTIATLALDAIGHVPWWPAERQKVTLHHILVRVIADTQRHAGHADIVRELTDGSVGYLQGKESMPPEDQAWWEGHRSRLERVAREAGG from the coding sequence ATGAGCGAACCGAACCCGAAAGCCGACCTTCTCCGATATCTACAAGAGGGGCGCGATGCCCTGCTGTGGAAGCTCGACGGGCTCTCGGACTACGAAGTCCGCCGTCCGCTGACTCCCACGGGCACGAACCTGCTGGGGCTGGTCAAGCATGTCGCCGGTGTGGAGTTGGCATACCTGGGAGACACGTTCGGACGGCCGTTCTTCGACGCGGAGCCGCCGCCGTCCTGGTGGTACACCGAGGAATCGGAGCCCAACTCGGACATGTGGGCCAGTGCGGACGAATCACGTGAACAGCTCGTTGGGCTGTATCGCCAGGCGTGGGAGCACTCCAACAGCACGATCGCGACGCTGGCGCTTGACGCGATCGGTCACGTCCCGTGGTGGCCGGCGGAACGCCAGAAGGTGACGCTGCACCACATCCTGGTGCGCGTGATCGCCGATACCCAGCGGCATGCCGGCCACGCCGACATCGTGCGAGAGCTCACTGACGGATCCGTCGGATATCTGCAAGGCAAGGAGAGCATGCCACCGGAGGACCAGGCATGGTGGGAAGGCCACCGGAGCCGACTGGAACGCGTGGCGCGGGAAGCCGGCGGCTGA
- a CDS encoding GNAT family N-acetyltransferase, whose product MTELGPVAWPPPAPIRTERLVLREPEARDRAAFIELLASPEVHTYLGGPRPREELKSVVPAVPERWPGSFVVEVDGAMIGQILLRRATEHRRPVAAGKVDLGYLFLPRAWGFGYATEACAAALDWFDGVLPGEPVVLTTQTANVGSMRLATKLRFTEVERFHAWDAEQWLGLRSPVAPST is encoded by the coding sequence ATGACAGAACTCGGACCCGTCGCCTGGCCGCCGCCTGCCCCGATCAGGACCGAGCGGCTCGTGCTCCGAGAGCCCGAGGCCCGGGACCGTGCGGCTTTCATCGAGCTGCTGGCGTCGCCAGAGGTGCACACCTACCTTGGCGGCCCTCGGCCGCGTGAGGAGCTGAAGAGCGTGGTGCCCGCGGTGCCCGAGCGGTGGCCGGGGAGTTTCGTCGTTGAGGTCGACGGGGCGATGATCGGCCAGATCCTGCTCAGGAGGGCAACGGAGCATCGTCGCCCGGTTGCTGCGGGGAAGGTCGACCTCGGCTACCTGTTCCTGCCGCGGGCGTGGGGATTCGGGTACGCCACCGAGGCGTGCGCGGCGGCACTCGACTGGTTCGACGGCGTCCTTCCCGGCGAGCCGGTGGTGCTCACCACCCAGACCGCCAACGTCGGGTCGATGCGCCTCGCGACAAAGCTGCGGTTCACCGAGGTAGAGCGGTTCCACGCCTGGGACGCCGAGCAGTGGCTCGGCTTGCGGTCCCCGGTCGCGCCGTCCACTTGA
- a CDS encoding NPCBM/NEW2 domain-containing protein yields MYKQFDTTGGTTPSDAELVRRIRAAARPGSRATAEAYGTPAPDGAAAAGEEALDEFHRRHYAAVLAYARSCSRTSQAAADLAKEAIDGVLYSQEPGEGVDAVWRDRLLAAVRHTAAAWHHNSRNTELRDNFESWLANQSGNGPDPSGSEREPATIVGEPSVAGPPPGVKPSGESRVARVSRLSPTRIAVLAVAVTALAGGAISAGTLLGPARHDASAGSPERSGHSSATTPDHPPTASPSGSATASGPASGSPSPTRTTASKHPSSRPSSSAKPSPSGRPGSEDTPSTARISPLVARPWTSSTNGWGPVGLNRSIDGHPLTIQGTSYTEGLGAHAPSEITYHLGGACSALSVDVGIDDEVGANGSVVFQIYRDGTKVADSGLMTVDQPAKHLTADLTGGSEMRLVVTDGGNGNNSDHADWAGPLITCR; encoded by the coding sequence ATGTACAAGCAATTCGACACCACCGGTGGGACAACGCCTTCCGACGCCGAGCTGGTCCGGCGCATCCGCGCCGCAGCCCGGCCCGGAAGCCGGGCGACGGCTGAGGCGTATGGCACGCCGGCTCCGGACGGCGCAGCGGCGGCAGGCGAGGAAGCCCTCGACGAGTTCCACCGCCGGCACTACGCCGCCGTACTGGCCTACGCCCGCTCCTGCTCCAGAACCTCCCAGGCCGCAGCGGATCTGGCGAAGGAAGCCATCGACGGCGTCCTGTACTCCCAAGAGCCGGGGGAGGGGGTTGATGCCGTATGGCGGGACCGGCTGCTGGCGGCGGTACGCCACACCGCCGCCGCCTGGCACCACAATTCCCGGAACACCGAACTGCGCGACAACTTCGAGTCCTGGCTGGCCAACCAGTCAGGGAATGGCCCCGATCCTTCCGGCAGCGAACGGGAGCCTGCCACCATCGTCGGCGAACCCAGCGTCGCTGGGCCCCCGCCCGGGGTGAAGCCGTCCGGCGAATCGCGCGTCGCCCGGGTCTCCCGACTCTCACCGACGCGCATCGCCGTGCTCGCCGTTGCCGTGACTGCGCTGGCCGGCGGTGCCATATCCGCCGGCACCCTGCTCGGACCGGCGCGCCACGACGCCTCGGCCGGCAGCCCCGAACGGTCCGGTCACTCCTCGGCGACCACTCCGGACCACCCGCCGACGGCTTCGCCCAGCGGCTCGGCGACCGCCTCCGGCCCGGCGTCAGGCTCCCCGTCCCCCACCCGCACCACGGCGTCGAAGCATCCGTCTTCCCGGCCCTCGTCGTCGGCGAAGCCGTCGCCTTCCGGGCGCCCGGGCTCCGAGGACACGCCGTCGACCGCCCGTATCAGCCCGTTGGTTGCCCGGCCGTGGACCTCCAGCACAAACGGCTGGGGGCCGGTAGGGCTGAACCGCAGCATCGACGGACACCCCCTCACCATCCAGGGAACCAGCTACACCGAAGGGCTGGGGGCCCACGCCCCCAGCGAGATCACCTACCACCTCGGCGGCGCCTGCTCCGCCCTCAGTGTGGACGTGGGCATCGACGACGAGGTGGGCGCGAACGGCTCAGTGGTCTTCCAGATCTACCGGGACGGCACGAAGGTCGCCGACAGCGGGCTGATGACGGTCGACCAGCCCGCGAAGCACCTCACCGCAGACCTGACCGGCGGCAGCGAGATGCGGCTCGTGGTCACCGACGGAGGCAACGGCAACAACTCCGACCACGCCGACTGGGCCGGACCCCTCATCACCTGCCGCTGA
- a CDS encoding SDR family oxidoreductase, producing MIVVTGATGNVGRPLTRVLTEAGERVTAVSRHAAAVPDGVRHVVADLAEPAGLTPALDGAKALFLLLSGDLHAPGARPADLIGLAEASGVRRVVLLSSQGVATRPLGPTRVAMRALEDALRESGLDWAVLRPGGFASNALAWAESVRTQGAVAAPFGDVGVPVVDPADIAEVAAACLLDDRHTGGVYELTGPEVITPRQQAEDIAAALGSPVRFHELTRDEAKAAMTRFVPAELADDTLDIISAPNPAELRISPDVEQVLGRAPRPFNSWVARNIAAFR from the coding sequence ATGATCGTGGTGACCGGGGCTACCGGGAACGTGGGCCGGCCTTTGACGCGGGTCCTGACCGAGGCCGGCGAGCGGGTGACAGCGGTGTCGCGGCACGCGGCGGCGGTGCCGGACGGCGTCCGGCACGTGGTGGCTGACCTGGCCGAACCGGCGGGCCTCACGCCCGCGTTGGACGGGGCGAAGGCGCTCTTCCTCCTGCTGTCCGGCGACCTGCACGCCCCCGGAGCCAGGCCGGCCGACCTCATCGGTCTGGCCGAGGCCAGTGGGGTCCGCCGGGTCGTCCTGCTGTCTTCGCAGGGTGTGGCGACCAGGCCGCTCGGCCCGACGCGGGTCGCGATGCGCGCGCTGGAGGACGCGTTGCGGGAGTCCGGCCTGGACTGGGCTGTTCTGCGGCCGGGCGGCTTCGCCTCCAACGCCTTGGCCTGGGCGGAGTCCGTCCGTACGCAAGGGGCGGTCGCGGCGCCCTTCGGCGACGTCGGGGTGCCGGTCGTCGACCCGGCGGACATCGCCGAGGTCGCGGCGGCCTGTCTGCTGGACGACCGGCACACCGGCGGGGTGTACGAGCTGACCGGGCCCGAGGTGATCACGCCGCGTCAGCAGGCGGAGGACATCGCCGCCGCGCTCGGCTCGCCGGTGCGGTTCCACGAGCTCACCCGCGACGAGGCCAAGGCCGCGATGACCCGGTTCGTGCCGGCGGAACTCGCCGACGACACCCTGGACATCATCTCTGCCCCGAACCCGGCCGAACTGCGGATCAGCCCGGACGTGGAACAGGTCCTCGGCCGCGCCCCGCGCCCCTTCAACAGCTGGGTCGCCCGCAACATCGCCGCTTTCCGCTGA
- a CDS encoding styrene monooxygenase/indole monooxygenase family protein encodes MRKITIVGAGQAGLQLGIGLIDHGFDVTVVSNRTGDQIRQGRVMSSQAMFGTALAHERNLGLDFWGDACPPIAGLGVNIADGQGGRALSFDARLEATARSIDQRVKMPLWMGEFARRGGRLELCEAGIEDLERYAAESDLVIVAAGKGEIAGLFERDAVRSPYDAPQRALALAYVTGMAPLPDRPGISFNVIPGVGEYFTMPSLTTSGPCDIMFFEGIPGGPLDCFDGLAPDQQLAKFQELLRKYVPWEAERCTDVALTDWNGTLAGRFAPTVRKPVATLPSGAPVLGLADVVVLNDPITGQGSNNASKCAASYLATILDHGERPYDAAFMELAFGRFWDNVQSATTWTNAMLGAPPQHVLELFGAASANSRVATRFVNGFDDPRDFFHWFMDPVAAKNYLTEAGA; translated from the coding sequence ATGCGCAAGATCACCATCGTCGGAGCCGGCCAGGCTGGACTCCAGCTCGGCATCGGCCTGATCGACCACGGTTTCGACGTCACCGTCGTGTCCAACCGCACCGGAGACCAGATCCGCCAGGGCCGGGTCATGTCCAGCCAGGCCATGTTCGGCACCGCACTGGCCCACGAACGCAACCTCGGCCTCGACTTCTGGGGCGACGCCTGCCCGCCGATCGCCGGGCTCGGCGTGAACATCGCCGACGGCCAGGGCGGCCGGGCGCTCTCCTTCGACGCCCGCCTCGAGGCCACCGCCCGCTCCATAGACCAGCGCGTCAAAATGCCGCTCTGGATGGGCGAGTTCGCGCGCCGCGGCGGCCGTCTGGAACTCTGCGAGGCCGGCATCGAGGACCTGGAGCGCTACGCCGCCGAGTCCGACCTGGTGATCGTCGCGGCCGGCAAGGGCGAGATCGCCGGGCTGTTCGAGCGGGACGCCGTGCGTTCCCCGTACGACGCTCCGCAGCGCGCGCTGGCCCTGGCGTACGTCACCGGCATGGCACCGCTGCCCGACCGCCCCGGCATCAGCTTCAACGTCATCCCCGGTGTGGGCGAGTACTTCACCATGCCCAGCCTGACCACCAGCGGCCCCTGCGACATCATGTTCTTCGAGGGCATCCCGGGTGGCCCGCTCGACTGCTTCGACGGGCTCGCCCCCGACCAGCAACTGGCGAAGTTCCAGGAGCTGCTGCGGAAGTACGTCCCGTGGGAGGCCGAGCGCTGCACCGATGTCGCGCTCACCGACTGGAACGGCACCCTCGCGGGCCGCTTCGCGCCGACCGTCCGCAAGCCCGTCGCCACGCTGCCCTCCGGCGCGCCGGTGCTCGGCCTCGCCGACGTGGTCGTCCTCAACGACCCGATCACCGGCCAGGGGTCCAACAACGCCTCAAAGTGCGCCGCCTCCTACCTCGCCACCATCCTGGACCACGGCGAGCGCCCGTACGACGCCGCGTTCATGGAGCTGGCCTTCGGCCGCTTCTGGGACAACGTCCAGTCCGCCACGACCTGGACCAACGCGATGCTCGGCGCCCCGCCGCAGCACGTCCTGGAGCTCTTCGGCGCGGCGAGCGCCAACTCCCGTGTCGCCACCCGCTTCGTCAACGGCTTCGACGACCCGCGCGACTTCTTCCACTGGTTCATGGACCCGGTCGCCGCGAAGAACTACCTGACCGAGGCCGGTGCCTGA
- a CDS encoding AraC family transcriptional regulator — translation MSAEESPLANHQRFHTTDIWEARAEVGRAFCPHDLRIMRRSATLDARLHGAPFDRTGLYYLDYGTEVRITPGDLESFFLVQIPLAGYAEITCGREEIISSPELASVPSPTGKLDMRWGDGNPQLIVWFDRSSLESHLGSLLGRAVRRPIFFSLGMDLTAPGSRSWLNIVDLMRREAEGPGGMTNQPLVTKQLESLLMTQLLMAQPNNYTSALLGEQPRVAPPAVRRAMDVIEGHAAEPLTVAEIAECVGVGVRALQEGFRRHLDTTPLAYLREVRLDRVRKELLASDPGAETVTAVASRWGFLHPGRFSVAYRQQFGESPSETLRS, via the coding sequence ATGTCCGCTGAAGAGTCCCCTCTCGCAAATCACCAGCGGTTTCATACAACGGACATTTGGGAGGCGCGGGCCGAGGTCGGCCGTGCCTTCTGTCCGCATGACCTGCGCATCATGCGGCGTTCGGCGACGCTCGACGCCAGGCTGCACGGCGCCCCGTTCGACCGGACAGGTCTCTATTACCTCGATTACGGAACGGAAGTCCGCATCACACCGGGCGACCTGGAGAGCTTTTTCCTGGTCCAGATCCCGCTCGCCGGCTACGCCGAAATCACCTGCGGCCGCGAGGAGATCATTTCCTCCCCGGAACTCGCTTCTGTCCCCTCTCCGACCGGAAAGTTGGACATGCGCTGGGGTGACGGCAATCCGCAGCTGATCGTGTGGTTCGACCGATCGTCGCTGGAATCGCACCTGGGCAGTTTGCTCGGCCGCGCCGTGCGCCGCCCGATCTTCTTCTCGCTCGGCATGGACCTCACCGCACCGGGCTCCCGATCCTGGCTCAACATCGTCGACCTCATGCGCCGGGAGGCGGAGGGGCCTGGTGGCATGACAAACCAGCCCCTCGTGACAAAACAGCTTGAATCACTCCTGATGACCCAGCTGTTGATGGCCCAGCCCAACAACTACACATCGGCGCTGCTGGGCGAGCAGCCGCGGGTCGCACCGCCCGCGGTCCGCCGCGCCATGGACGTCATCGAGGGACACGCCGCCGAGCCGCTCACGGTCGCCGAGATCGCGGAATGCGTCGGGGTCGGCGTACGGGCCCTTCAGGAGGGCTTCCGCCGGCACCTCGACACGACGCCGCTCGCGTACCTGCGCGAGGTCCGCCTGGACCGCGTACGCAAGGAACTCCTGGCCTCCGACCCCGGTGCCGAGACCGTCACCGCCGTCGCCTCCCGCTGGGGCTTTCTGCACCCGGGGCGTTTCTCCGTCGCGTACCGCCAGCAGTTCGGGGAGTCGCCTTCGGAGACGCTACGGTCATAG
- a CDS encoding SigB/SigF/SigG family RNA polymerase sigma factor: MSNSTMTASTAPEATSKVCAVPAPTVPPQIRDPQHMTPADARALTRIFLLRLDALEEGTQEFQYVRNTLIEMNLNLVRFVARRFSGRRDAIEDMLQVGTIGLIKAIDRYDIARGVEFTTLAVPYIQGEIKRFFRDTTWSVRVPRRLQELRIELARAREQLEGQGIHEPSVADLATHLDLDEAEVAEGVVASNGYDSQSLDRPIQDASKQQTGFVADLMGTDDPALALAEDIQALKPHLAELGDRDRTILELRFGAEMTQTEIGNQLGLSQMHVSRLINRICTHLREKMLATG, encoded by the coding sequence ATGAGCAACAGCACCATGACGGCAAGTACAGCGCCTGAGGCGACGTCGAAGGTGTGTGCCGTCCCGGCCCCGACGGTGCCCCCGCAGATCCGGGACCCTCAGCACATGACTCCCGCCGACGCACGCGCGCTCACAAGAATTTTTCTGCTGCGACTCGATGCGCTGGAAGAGGGGACGCAGGAGTTCCAGTACGTGCGCAACACCCTCATCGAGATGAACCTGAACCTCGTGCGCTTCGTCGCCCGCCGCTTCTCCGGCCGCAGGGATGCCATCGAGGACATGTTGCAGGTCGGCACCATCGGTCTGATCAAGGCCATTGACCGCTACGACATCGCGCGCGGCGTGGAGTTCACCACCCTGGCCGTCCCCTACATCCAGGGTGAAATCAAGAGGTTCTTCCGCGACACCACCTGGTCGGTCCGGGTGCCCCGACGTCTGCAGGAATTACGCATCGAACTCGCCCGCGCCCGCGAACAGCTCGAAGGCCAGGGCATCCACGAGCCGTCCGTCGCCGACCTCGCCACCCACCTCGACCTGGACGAGGCAGAGGTCGCGGAAGGCGTCGTCGCCTCCAACGGCTACGACAGTCAGTCCCTCGACCGGCCCATCCAAGACGCCTCCAAGCAGCAGACCGGATTTGTCGCCGACCTCATGGGCACCGACGACCCGGCCCTCGCGCTGGCCGAAGACATCCAGGCCCTCAAGCCGCATCTCGCCGAGCTCGGCGACCGTGACCGCACCATCCTTGAACTCCGCTTCGGCGCCGAGATGACCCAGACCGAGATCGGCAACCAACTCGGCCTCTCCCAGATGCACGTCTCCCGCCTCATCAACCGCATCTGCACCCACCTGCGGGAAAAGATGCTGGCCACCGGCTGA
- a CDS encoding acyl-CoA dehydrogenase gives MAVSIGLHVSAEFPAMLERIDALGGALEADADAAEELGRLTEDIGRALLGAGVVRAALPQSLGGYEFSPSQLIETVERVSYHDAAAGWTMMALQLMTGTTAAYLDAVAAADLFPNVAGGEHALLAGHGTRPGRAVPVAGGFLVSGSWQFASGMAHATHIHSAIQVEGTGELRVLAMPKSQVELVDNWDVLGLRATHSIDYHCADVLVPATYTYLATTTNPANGGAIYRLGLVNMSAIGHTGWALGVGRRLLDELKLVAAAKSGTRNAAVDTTQFHAAYATAEAKLRSARAWAREVWRGIEGILAAGELPSTEQDTLLRLVLNHVTWTVQDVGQMVHRWAGTAAVRRGPIDRFLRDLATGTQHITSSPTVLQNCGKWLSGAQPQAHWEFLDLTS, from the coding sequence ATGGCGGTCTCGATCGGATTGCACGTCAGCGCGGAATTTCCCGCGATGCTGGAGCGGATTGACGCACTCGGCGGGGCGCTGGAGGCGGACGCGGACGCGGCCGAGGAACTCGGCAGACTCACGGAGGACATCGGACGGGCGTTGCTGGGTGCTGGGGTCGTGCGGGCCGCACTGCCGCAGAGCCTCGGCGGCTACGAGTTCTCCCCGAGCCAATTGATAGAGACCGTCGAGCGGGTCAGTTATCACGATGCCGCGGCCGGTTGGACGATGATGGCCCTGCAATTGATGACCGGCACCACTGCGGCCTATCTCGATGCCGTTGCGGCGGCCGACTTGTTCCCGAATGTCGCGGGTGGGGAACACGCTTTGTTGGCCGGTCACGGCACCCGGCCCGGCCGGGCCGTCCCGGTGGCGGGCGGCTTTCTGGTGAGCGGCAGTTGGCAGTTCGCCTCCGGTATGGCGCACGCCACCCATATCCACAGTGCGATCCAGGTCGAGGGCACCGGGGAGCTGCGGGTGCTGGCGATGCCGAAATCCCAGGTGGAACTCGTCGACAACTGGGATGTGCTCGGGCTGCGCGCGACGCACAGTATCGATTACCACTGCGCCGATGTGCTTGTCCCGGCGACGTACACGTATCTCGCCACGACGACGAACCCGGCCAACGGCGGCGCGATCTACCGCCTCGGATTGGTCAACATGTCCGCCATCGGACACACCGGTTGGGCGCTCGGTGTCGGGCGGCGCCTGCTCGATGAACTGAAGTTAGTCGCCGCGGCCAAATCCGGCACACGTAACGCCGCCGTCGACACCACGCAGTTCCACGCGGCATACGCCACCGCCGAAGCCAAGCTTCGTTCGGCACGGGCATGGGCGAGGGAGGTATGGCGAGGTATCGAGGGCATTTTGGCTGCAGGCGAGTTGCCGAGTACCGAGCAAGACACTCTGCTCAGGCTGGTGCTCAACCACGTGACGTGGACCGTGCAGGACGTGGGTCAGATGGTGCACCGGTGGGCGGGGACAGCGGCTGTCCGGCGCGGGCCGATCGACCGGTTCCTGCGTGATCTCGCCACGGGTACGCAGCACATCACCTCAAGCCCCACGGTCCTGCAGAACTGCGGGAAATGGCTCAGCGGCGCGCAACCGCAAGCGCACTGGGAATTCCTCGACTTGACGTCCTGA